Proteins from a single region of Mumia flava:
- the mtrB gene encoding MtrAB system histidine kinase MtrB, translated as MRARPPTWLRRGLLRARRLVLPAVSLWRRSVQARVVITTMATSIVVIGVVGWLLLQGVADGLTNARLSVALSESRSGFSAAQQSLDVRAVSEAASGPDVLRTLVNDLAERSGSPPSYLVLLEGPITGGTDRGLEPTVVSSSGLVAESIPDDLAASVAAGDGPAYTFTRLSTETGEPESSAIVVGDLLTMPDGQQTYALYYTFSMADQEDTLALVRNALVYGGIALAVLSSGVAWLVTRQVVTPVRLARRIAERLADGRLEERMVVRGEDDIARLSVSFNKMAESLQRQIRQLEELSRLQHRFVSDVSHELRTPLTTVRMAADILHDARGELDPSLARSTELLQTELARFESLLADLLEISRFDAGAARLEVEPIDLVDLAERVCTQYEALAARHGVSLRVVADGPVPVEADVRRIERIVRNLVANAIHYSGSERVDVLVAQGTTSAAVAVRDYGAGLEPGQSQMVFNRFWRADPSRERSRGGTGLGLAIALEDAVLHNGWLQAWGEPGQGAQFRLTLPRRAGDDPQRSPLPLVPDVEGGALERRGAP; from the coding sequence GTCGCTCGGTGCAGGCGCGGGTCGTGATCACCACGATGGCGACCTCGATCGTCGTGATCGGCGTCGTCGGGTGGCTGCTCCTCCAAGGCGTCGCCGACGGTCTCACGAACGCGCGGCTCTCCGTCGCGCTCTCGGAGTCCCGGTCGGGCTTCAGCGCGGCGCAGCAGTCGCTCGACGTCCGTGCGGTCTCCGAGGCCGCATCCGGCCCGGACGTCCTGCGCACGCTGGTCAACGACCTCGCCGAGCGCTCCGGCTCGCCGCCGTCGTACCTCGTGCTGCTCGAGGGGCCGATCACCGGCGGCACGGACCGCGGGCTGGAGCCGACGGTGGTGTCGTCGTCGGGCCTGGTCGCCGAGTCGATCCCGGACGACCTCGCCGCGAGCGTCGCCGCCGGTGACGGGCCCGCGTACACGTTCACGCGGCTGTCCACCGAGACCGGGGAGCCGGAGTCGTCGGCGATCGTCGTCGGCGACCTGCTGACGATGCCGGACGGGCAGCAGACGTACGCGCTGTACTACACGTTCTCGATGGCCGACCAGGAGGACACGCTCGCGCTGGTGCGCAACGCGCTCGTCTACGGCGGGATCGCCCTCGCGGTGCTCTCCTCCGGTGTCGCCTGGCTGGTGACGCGGCAGGTCGTCACGCCGGTGCGGCTCGCGCGCCGGATCGCGGAGCGCCTGGCCGACGGCCGGCTGGAGGAGCGGATGGTCGTCCGCGGCGAGGACGACATCGCTCGGCTGAGCGTGTCGTTCAACAAGATGGCGGAGAGCCTCCAGCGTCAGATCCGTCAGCTGGAGGAGCTGTCCAGGCTCCAGCACCGGTTCGTCTCCGACGTGTCCCACGAGCTCCGGACGCCGCTCACGACTGTGCGGATGGCAGCCGACATCCTGCACGACGCCCGCGGCGAGCTCGATCCGTCGCTGGCCCGGTCGACCGAGCTGCTGCAGACCGAGCTCGCGCGGTTCGAGTCGCTGCTGGCCGACCTGCTGGAGATCAGCCGGTTCGACGCCGGCGCGGCCCGTCTCGAGGTCGAGCCGATCGACCTGGTCGACCTGGCCGAGCGGGTGTGCACCCAGTACGAGGCGCTCGCCGCCCGCCACGGCGTCAGCCTGCGCGTCGTCGCCGACGGGCCGGTGCCGGTCGAGGCGGACGTCCGCCGGATCGAGCGGATCGTCCGCAACCTCGTCGCGAACGCGATCCACTACTCCGGGTCCGAGCGTGTCGACGTCCTGGTCGCGCAGGGCACCACGAGCGCGGCGGTCGCGGTGCGCGACTACGGCGCCGGTCTGGAGCCGGGGCAGTCGCAGATGGTCTTCAACCGCTTCTGGCGCGCGGACCCCTCGCGCGAGCGCAGCCGCGGCGGGACCGGGCTGGGGCTGGCGATCGCGCTCGAGGACGCCGTCCTGCACAACGGCTGGCTCCAGGCGTGGGGCGAGCCGGGCCAGGGTGCGCAGTTCCGACTCACGCTGCCGCGCCGCGCAGGTGACGACCCGCAGCGCTCGCCGCTGCCTCTCGTCCCCGACGTGGAGGGCGGCGCGCTGGAGAGGAGGGGGGCGCCGTGA